The Nitrospira sp. genome includes a region encoding these proteins:
- a CDS encoding SLC13 family permease has protein sequence MPHEMIIVLLVMLSSVIFFVTERLSVDLVGLLIIATLLLSGIITPEEGLAGFSNTATVTVAAMLVLSAGLFKSGALNVLGTGLKTLSRRGTAITLLTMMMMVGTISAFINNTAAVAMLMPVVIGMANETRIGPSKLLMPLSFASMFGGVCTLIGTSTNILVSSIAERYEQPGLGMFEMTPLGLVFFATGTVYMLVAGLRLIPDRRTTRDLTQHFGMDDYLTELVLLPEAKSIGITLADCPLVQETELDILEVRRGAGRLLSPDPLTVLQAGDVLLVRCNIAQIKQLQERAGIALKSEMHVRDKDLESVHTQLMEAVVAPYSVLDGRSLKGIRFRDNFGATVLAVRHHGTVVHDNLNSRTLRGGDVLLLKVRRDSLARLQESPAFVMISDTGLPTFRTHKLVTALAIVAGVVVSAALNLVPIVVSAITGCVLLVLTGCLTMQEAYSAVEWRIIFLLAGVLTLGVALEKTGAALLLSNWLIATVGIWGPLALVSAFYLVTSLLTETMSNNATAALLAPIAITTAQSLGLDSRPFLMAITFAASASFMTPVGYQTNTLIYGPGQYTFADFLRVGTPLNILFWLLATFLIPVFWPFRPA, from the coding sequence ATGCCCCATGAAATGATCATCGTACTTCTTGTGATGCTGTCGTCGGTCATATTTTTCGTGACCGAACGTCTTTCGGTCGACCTGGTTGGGTTGTTGATCATTGCCACCCTGCTCCTCAGCGGGATCATTACCCCCGAGGAAGGTTTGGCCGGATTCAGCAATACGGCCACCGTGACGGTGGCCGCCATGCTCGTGCTGAGTGCTGGGCTCTTCAAGAGCGGCGCCCTGAATGTTCTGGGTACCGGGTTAAAGACACTCAGCCGGCGCGGCACGGCCATCACGCTGCTGACAATGATGATGATGGTTGGAACCATCTCCGCTTTTATCAACAATACCGCAGCCGTAGCCATGCTGATGCCGGTTGTCATCGGTATGGCCAACGAAACCCGCATCGGTCCCTCAAAACTGCTGATGCCGCTGTCCTTTGCATCGATGTTCGGAGGCGTGTGCACACTGATCGGCACCTCAACGAATATTCTCGTCAGCTCGATCGCCGAACGCTACGAACAGCCCGGCCTTGGTATGTTCGAAATGACACCGCTCGGGCTGGTGTTTTTTGCCACAGGCACGGTGTACATGCTCGTGGCCGGGCTTCGTCTGATACCCGATCGTCGAACCACCCGCGATTTGACACAGCATTTCGGCATGGATGACTATCTCACGGAGCTCGTTCTACTTCCTGAAGCTAAGTCCATCGGTATCACCCTTGCCGACTGCCCGCTGGTGCAGGAAACCGAACTCGACATTCTCGAGGTCCGTCGCGGCGCCGGCCGATTACTGTCCCCGGACCCCCTTACCGTGCTGCAAGCAGGCGACGTACTGCTCGTTCGATGCAACATTGCCCAGATCAAGCAATTACAGGAACGGGCCGGAATCGCACTCAAATCAGAGATGCACGTGAGGGATAAAGACCTGGAGTCCGTCCACACCCAGCTCATGGAAGCCGTTGTTGCGCCTTATTCCGTGTTGGATGGACGATCGTTGAAAGGCATCAGATTCCGCGACAACTTCGGTGCGACCGTTCTGGCCGTCCGACATCACGGGACAGTTGTCCATGATAACTTGAACTCACGAACCTTGCGCGGAGGCGATGTGCTGCTGCTCAAAGTACGACGGGATTCCCTCGCCCGTCTCCAAGAGAGCCCTGCCTTTGTGATGATCTCCGACACAGGCCTTCCGACATTTCGAACCCACAAGCTAGTGACCGCCCTCGCGATTGTCGCTGGCGTGGTGGTGTCGGCTGCATTGAACCTGGTTCCCATCGTCGTCAGCGCGATCACTGGATGTGTTCTGCTCGTGCTGACCGGATGTCTGACGATGCAGGAAGCCTACAGCGCCGTTGAATGGCGAATCATTTTCCTGCTGGCGGGCGTACTCACGTTGGGAGTCGCGCTGGAGAAAACCGGCGCGGCCTTATTGCTGTCCAACTGGCTCATTGCAACCGTGGGAATCTGGGGTCCTCTGGCACTCGTGTCGGCATTTTACCTTGTCACCTCGTTGCTAACAGAGACGATGTCGAACAATGCCACGGCTGCGCTTCTCGCACCCATTGCGATCACCACAGCCCAGTCACTGGGTCTCGACTCTCGTCCCTTCCTGATGGCCATCACTTTCGCAGCTTCCGCGAGCTTCATGACTCCTGTCGGTTATCAGACGAACACGCTGATCTACGGGCCCGGCCAATACACGTTCGCGGACTTTCTTCGTGTGGGCACGCCCTTGAATATCCTGTTCTGGCTGCTCGCAACTTTCCTGATCCCGGTTTTCTGGCCATTCCGGCCCGCATGA
- a CDS encoding mechanosensitive ion channel: MDHLPEISETLTHWLNIPLFEIGTTPITLWTIVSLVVLFVLLLWLTRILKNWVILTLLANSRIDIGVRQAVGAIVRIGVIAIGFIVILQTMGIDLSTVTVLAGALGIGVGFGLQTITNNLVSGLILLFERPVKIGDRIEIGRVTGNVVDISARATTVVTNDNIAIIIPNSEFITSKVTNWSYTTRDVRFNFPVAVSYREDPEVVRTLLLEIASKHPGVLTERKPDVLLQEFGESALHFLLRVWTREYTDRPGVLRSELNYAISRKFREHGIEIPYPQRDIHIKDGALPVASPAPSTKSK, encoded by the coding sequence ATGGACCACCTGCCGGAGATATCAGAAACACTCACACACTGGCTGAATATTCCACTGTTTGAGATCGGCACCACGCCGATAACACTTTGGACGATTGTTTCCCTGGTCGTTCTTTTCGTCTTGCTCTTGTGGCTCACGCGGATACTCAAAAACTGGGTTATCCTGACACTGCTTGCGAACAGTCGGATCGACATCGGTGTTCGACAGGCCGTAGGCGCCATCGTTCGTATCGGCGTCATCGCGATCGGATTCATCGTCATCTTGCAGACGATGGGAATCGATCTCAGCACCGTAACCGTGCTGGCCGGTGCGCTGGGAATCGGGGTCGGCTTCGGCCTGCAAACGATCACGAACAACCTCGTCAGCGGCCTTATTCTGCTCTTCGAGCGTCCTGTCAAAATCGGAGATCGCATTGAGATCGGGCGAGTCACGGGAAACGTTGTGGATATTTCAGCCCGTGCCACAACGGTGGTCACCAACGACAACATCGCCATCATCATTCCAAATTCTGAGTTCATCACGTCGAAAGTCACGAATTGGAGCTATACGACACGAGACGTTCGGTTCAATTTTCCCGTCGCCGTCTCCTATCGCGAAGATCCGGAGGTCGTACGAACGCTGTTGTTGGAAATCGCCAGTAAGCACCCTGGGGTGCTTACAGAGCGGAAACCTGATGTCCTGCTTCAGGAGTTCGGAGAAAGCGCCTTGCACTTTCTCCTCCGGGTGTGGACGAGAGAGTACACGGATCGACCGGGTGTGCTTCGAAGCGAGCTGAACTACGCCATCAGCCGGAAGTTTCGCGAACACGGAATCGAGATTCCATATCCCCAACGTGATATTCACATCAAAGATGGTGCCTTGCCGGTTGCCTCGCCAGCGCCGTCAACCAAGTCAAAATAG
- a CDS encoding potassium channel family protein, with protein MPVQRLLAQLGIVLVLICGIVVLLWLDRDGLVDHHDGEVSFVDVVYFTMITVTTVGYGDITPVTPRTRLIDALVVTPVRIVVWLVFLGTAYQLILRRYMEDYRMAALKASLEGHILVCGYGNTGAAAVKELQAKGISPDNIVVIESDETRARAATDCGVVAIQGNGSQEATLRDAMVVKAKALIIAAGRDDTSALILLTARHLNPALRVIVSVKEEENVKLFRQGGANSIVAPSTFGGYALAAAVEQSHMVQYLEDLLTAGGQVNLIERRVREEEIGKTSVDLRPSVVLRIYRGGTIISLTEIQEGAQLRQGDLLVILNPVT; from the coding sequence TTGCCTGTCCAACGATTACTCGCACAACTTGGCATCGTCCTGGTGCTCATCTGTGGAATCGTCGTCCTCCTTTGGCTCGATCGTGACGGATTAGTTGACCACCACGACGGTGAAGTTTCTTTCGTCGACGTAGTGTATTTCACGATGATTACGGTTACGACGGTCGGATACGGCGACATCACCCCTGTCACACCTCGAACCAGACTTATCGATGCACTCGTCGTGACTCCTGTACGTATCGTGGTCTGGCTCGTGTTTTTGGGAACCGCCTACCAACTCATTCTTCGACGCTATATGGAGGACTATCGTATGGCTGCTTTGAAGGCTTCACTCGAGGGCCACATTCTCGTCTGCGGTTACGGCAATACCGGAGCAGCCGCGGTCAAAGAGTTGCAGGCCAAAGGCATTTCCCCGGACAACATCGTTGTGATCGAATCCGACGAGACACGAGCACGTGCCGCGACTGATTGCGGAGTCGTGGCGATTCAGGGAAACGGCTCACAGGAAGCCACGTTGCGAGACGCGATGGTGGTAAAGGCAAAAGCCCTCATCATTGCAGCCGGACGGGACGACACGAGCGCCTTGATTCTTCTGACGGCACGACACCTTAATCCTGCGCTTCGAGTCATCGTCAGTGTGAAAGAAGAGGAAAACGTCAAATTGTTCCGCCAGGGAGGTGCGAACAGCATCGTGGCACCCTCCACGTTTGGCGGCTATGCACTCGCTGCCGCCGTGGAGCAATCCCATATGGTGCAGTATCTCGAAGATTTACTCACCGCCGGAGGGCAGGTCAATCTCATTGAACGTCGGGTTCGAGAGGAAGAAATCGGAAAGACATCGGTGGATCTCAGGCCCTCGGTCGTGCTGAGGATCTATCGGGGAGGCACCATTATTTCCCTGACCGAGATTCAGGAGGGAGCTCAACTGCGGCAAGGAGATCTCCTCGTCATATTGAACCCCGTGACCTAG
- the nhaA gene encoding Na+/H+ antiporter NhaA — protein MCATTADAVHHVRQKNGLPSTHHLNVPRGVDSVAEMKTVGRGQDMKGHERPLVQPIIEPFQSFIRTEAAGGILLLVATCIAMVWANSFWDKSYQVFWSTPIGVTIATYTLTETLLDWINDGLMAMFFFVIGLEIKREIMVGELASWKQAALPLAAALGGSILPAVLYASFNAGTATAKGWGIPMATDIAFSLGILSLLGLRVPLALKVFLTALAIADDLVAVLVIALFYTSTISWTSVGMAALFLVLMITANVIGVRSLLVYSILGIGGLWVAFLFSGIHATIAGVIAAMTIPARTRLTGREFLEKGTTLLRQFEQAMVPDEPELANRERQHIANRMKTVVTYVETPLQQLEHILHPWVTVVIMPLFALANAGVPFHTNLAAILLDPLALGVTIGLIVGKPVGILLSSWFATVCGLTALPDGVSWHQMWGIGVLAGIGFTMSLFIAGLAFSPGPSLMAAKEAILLASTIAGLTGWLLLRYASETQKG, from the coding sequence ATGTGTGCCACCACAGCAGATGCCGTCCACCATGTCAGGCAGAAGAATGGATTGCCCTCTACTCATCACCTCAACGTTCCCCGTGGTGTCGATTCGGTGGCAGAAATGAAGACGGTGGGCAGAGGCCAGGACATGAAGGGGCACGAAAGGCCGCTTGTCCAACCGATCATCGAACCCTTTCAGTCGTTCATTCGAACTGAGGCAGCCGGAGGCATCTTACTCTTGGTTGCGACGTGCATCGCGATGGTCTGGGCAAATTCTTTCTGGGACAAATCCTATCAGGTATTCTGGTCCACTCCTATCGGCGTAACGATCGCAACCTACACGCTGACGGAAACCTTGCTCGACTGGATTAACGATGGCCTCATGGCCATGTTTTTCTTCGTCATCGGACTGGAAATTAAGCGTGAGATCATGGTCGGAGAGTTGGCTTCCTGGAAGCAGGCGGCGTTGCCGCTGGCTGCAGCTTTGGGCGGGTCGATCCTCCCGGCAGTACTCTATGCCTCATTCAACGCAGGAACCGCGACAGCGAAGGGCTGGGGAATTCCGATGGCCACGGATATCGCGTTCTCTCTGGGGATCCTCTCGTTGCTCGGCTTGCGTGTTCCGCTGGCACTGAAGGTCTTCTTGACCGCCTTGGCCATTGCCGACGATCTTGTCGCCGTGCTGGTCATCGCCCTCTTTTATACCTCGACCATCTCGTGGACGAGCGTAGGTATGGCCGCCCTGTTTCTCGTTCTGATGATCACGGCAAACGTGATTGGGGTGCGCAGTCTGCTCGTCTATTCGATTCTTGGAATCGGAGGCTTATGGGTGGCATTTCTTTTCTCCGGCATTCATGCCACGATTGCCGGTGTGATTGCAGCGATGACGATTCCCGCCAGGACACGACTCACCGGCCGAGAGTTTCTGGAGAAGGGCACTACGCTTCTTCGTCAATTTGAGCAAGCCATGGTTCCGGATGAGCCGGAATTGGCAAACCGGGAGCGTCAACACATTGCGAACCGAATGAAGACGGTTGTGACGTACGTCGAAACCCCTCTGCAACAACTCGAACACATCCTTCATCCGTGGGTCACGGTCGTCATTATGCCGTTATTCGCTCTCGCCAATGCCGGAGTCCCGTTTCACACTAACCTTGCAGCGATATTGCTTGATCCTCTCGCACTCGGTGTGACGATCGGTCTGATCGTAGGGAAGCCAGTCGGCATCCTGCTCTCATCCTGGTTTGCAACCGTGTGTGGTCTGACCGCCCTTCCGGATGGTGTCTCATGGCATCAGATGTGGGGGATCGGTGTGCTTGCGGGAATTGGATTCACAATGTCGCTCTTCATCGCCGGATTGGCCTTTTCTCCAGGTCCGTCGCTGATGGCGGCGAAAGAAGCTATCCTGCTTGCTTCGACGATCGCGGGACTGACTGGGTGGCTGTTGCTGCGGTATGCTTCAGAAACGCAGAAGGGGTGA
- a CDS encoding amylo-alpha-1,6-glucosidase gives MNDIIRWNEQYYILASSSLAEGRTEVLKHGETFAVFDRYGDMHQVLPGPQGLYHEGTRFLSQSELLLQGQRPMLLSATVKEDNALFTVDLTNPDLMHDGKKVVSRGTVHLCRTRFLWQGTWYERFRVRNYGNKGISLAITIALDADFADLFEARGRKRERRGARLKTVRSKNGLVFGYKGLDGIVRRTSIQCVPTPKRVTSNGFIIESSLRPHADLTWEIAISCEIGSPQKRKGLTYERAYHHANRALKDATSYNAHVYTANEQFNHWLNRSLADLHMLISETSQGLYPYAGVPWFSVPFGRDGIITALQMLWMNPLLARGVLGFLASTQATEVWPERDAEVGKILHETRQGEMAALGEIPFGKYYGSVDATPLFVVLAGAYYGRTGDREFLAKLWPHIQLALQWIDRDGDPSGMGFTTYSRQSSNGLVHQGWKDSHDAVFHADGTAAEGPIALCEVQAYVYQAKQAAAGLAHVLGKLDQAERLLKEAASLQERFEGAFWSEKLGSYALALDGRGRPCLVLSSNAGHCLYGGIAGRKHGLRMAHTLLTDEMYSGWGIRTLATSEIRYNPMSYHNGSVWPHDNALIAAGMADYGYKEGAMKILTGLFDASLFLDLHRMPELFCGFPRRPGESPTRYPVACAPQAWAAGAGFQALQACLGLQIDGTRRLVQFVRPTLPPFLERVELRNLTIGTARLDLVLDRHQNEVALTVARRIGQVEVILTV, from the coding sequence ATGAACGATATCATCCGATGGAACGAACAATACTACATCCTTGCATCATCGTCACTGGCGGAGGGCCGAACCGAAGTCCTGAAACATGGAGAGACCTTCGCCGTGTTCGATCGATATGGAGATATGCACCAGGTGCTTCCTGGCCCGCAAGGTCTCTATCATGAAGGGACCCGCTTCCTCTCGCAATCTGAACTGTTGCTGCAAGGTCAGCGTCCGATGCTCCTCAGCGCCACCGTGAAAGAAGACAATGCACTCTTCACGGTGGATCTCACGAATCCAGATCTGATGCACGACGGCAAAAAAGTCGTCTCACGTGGCACCGTCCATCTGTGCCGCACGCGGTTTCTCTGGCAAGGGACGTGGTACGAACGTTTCCGTGTTCGGAATTATGGGAATAAGGGCATTTCTCTTGCGATTACGATCGCGCTGGATGCGGACTTCGCCGATCTCTTCGAAGCGAGAGGTCGAAAACGGGAGCGGCGTGGGGCACGGCTCAAGACGGTTCGCTCAAAAAACGGACTCGTGTTCGGGTATAAGGGACTTGATGGGATCGTCCGTCGAACCTCCATTCAGTGCGTTCCCACACCGAAACGAGTGACATCGAACGGCTTCATCATCGAATCATCCCTCCGCCCACATGCAGATCTGACCTGGGAGATCGCCATTTCCTGTGAAATCGGGAGCCCACAGAAGCGAAAAGGGCTCACCTACGAACGTGCCTACCATCACGCCAATCGTGCTCTCAAGGATGCCACATCTTACAATGCCCATGTGTATACCGCGAATGAACAGTTCAATCACTGGTTGAATCGGTCGCTCGCTGACCTCCACATGTTGATCTCGGAGACTTCGCAAGGGCTCTATCCCTATGCGGGAGTTCCCTGGTTCAGTGTCCCATTCGGGAGGGACGGGATCATTACGGCGCTTCAGATGCTGTGGATGAATCCATTACTGGCTCGTGGCGTGCTGGGGTTTCTGGCTTCCACCCAGGCAACGGAGGTTTGGCCGGAACGGGATGCGGAGGTCGGAAAGATCTTGCATGAGACTCGCCAAGGTGAGATGGCAGCACTGGGCGAGATCCCATTTGGAAAATACTATGGGAGCGTGGATGCGACGCCGTTGTTCGTCGTCCTGGCTGGTGCTTACTATGGACGCACCGGAGATCGTGAGTTTTTGGCCAAACTCTGGCCGCATATTCAACTCGCGCTTCAGTGGATTGATCGCGATGGTGATCCCAGCGGCATGGGATTCACCACCTACTCAAGGCAGTCGTCGAATGGCCTTGTGCATCAAGGCTGGAAGGACTCCCACGACGCGGTCTTCCACGCCGATGGCACGGCTGCAGAGGGCCCGATCGCGCTGTGCGAGGTCCAAGCCTACGTGTATCAAGCCAAACAAGCGGCGGCAGGCCTGGCTCACGTCTTAGGGAAACTTGATCAGGCAGAACGTTTACTGAAGGAAGCCGCCTCACTGCAAGAGCGATTCGAGGGGGCATTCTGGTCCGAGAAACTCGGTTCCTATGCCCTGGCCTTGGATGGACGAGGGCGGCCGTGTCTTGTGTTGTCTTCCAATGCCGGCCATTGTTTGTATGGTGGGATTGCCGGGAGAAAACATGGGTTGCGCATGGCGCATACGCTTCTGACGGACGAAATGTACAGCGGGTGGGGGATCCGAACACTGGCGACATCAGAAATACGGTATAACCCGATGTCCTATCATAACGGGTCGGTGTGGCCGCATGATAACGCGCTGATTGCAGCAGGGATGGCGGACTACGGATACAAAGAAGGGGCGATGAAGATCCTCACCGGACTCTTCGACGCCAGCCTCTTTCTTGATCTCCATCGCATGCCGGAACTCTTTTGTGGCTTCCCTCGTCGCCCGGGTGAAAGTCCCACGCGCTATCCGGTGGCCTGCGCTCCGCAAGCCTGGGCAGCCGGCGCGGGGTTTCAAGCCTTGCAGGCTTGCCTTGGGCTGCAGATCGACGGGACTCGACGCCTGGTGCAGTTCGTACGCCCGACGCTGCCTCCGTTTCTCGAGCGAGTCGAACTGCGGAACCTCACCATCGGTACCGCCCGTCTTGATCTCGTGCTCGACCGTCACCAGAACGAGGTTGCGCTGACGGTTGCCCGCCGAATCGGTCAGGTAGAAGTCATATTGACCGTATAG
- a CDS encoding MFS transporter → MAHARRSSADNRPLLLTWDFGLVWWGQLISQIGDGVCRLALLWFVYAVTGSPLKTSIIGLLQTIPPIILGPIIGVYVDRLPKKVLLITSDILRALLIGLIPCLIPVESFTVSVLYVLVFLHAVSTAVFGPALTAAVPAFVPKTQFTAANALLQGTTSLGIIFGPAISGLGIAAYGSQEVLCINAATYLISAACLALVRFRNAAPTSISPGARSTLMQDLIEGFRYGVVTKPALLLLTGTAALYTFGTSALTALFPVFARKLLGLGPVEVGYLWSALGMGLLMTSIALLWVTDWMVKDRMRLIMAASVLSGLALSGLAWTLDPYVAGVLMGLIGCGMGVFTPIAWGIIQELAPSHMIGRVLGLYGTGAMTAAIGGISAFGWITEQQGPETGVLGIGLVLMVTALVATRMSRASAEYEGNRS, encoded by the coding sequence ATGGCGCATGCACGTCGCAGCTCGGCCGACAATCGTCCCCTCCTTCTGACTTGGGACTTCGGGCTGGTGTGGTGGGGCCAACTCATTTCACAGATCGGTGACGGAGTCTGCCGACTGGCGCTCTTGTGGTTTGTCTACGCCGTCACGGGATCACCGCTCAAGACTTCCATCATTGGACTGTTGCAAACGATTCCCCCGATCATCCTCGGGCCGATCATCGGGGTGTACGTCGACCGACTCCCGAAGAAAGTCTTGCTGATCACAAGCGATATTCTCCGTGCGCTGCTGATCGGGTTGATCCCCTGCCTCATCCCTGTGGAATCCTTTACGGTATCGGTGTTGTATGTGCTGGTGTTTCTCCATGCTGTTTCCACGGCGGTCTTCGGGCCGGCCCTGACGGCTGCAGTACCGGCATTCGTTCCCAAGACGCAGTTCACCGCTGCCAATGCGCTTCTGCAGGGGACCACGAGCCTGGGGATTATCTTTGGTCCCGCGATCAGCGGCCTCGGTATCGCTGCGTATGGATCACAAGAGGTGCTCTGCATCAACGCTGCAACCTACTTGATTTCGGCTGCATGTCTCGCACTGGTCCGCTTCCGAAATGCGGCGCCGACCAGTATTTCGCCGGGGGCACGATCGACTCTGATGCAAGATCTGATCGAAGGGTTTCGCTATGGCGTGGTCACCAAACCGGCATTGTTACTTTTGACCGGTACCGCCGCTCTCTATACGTTCGGCACCAGCGCGCTGACCGCGCTCTTTCCGGTCTTTGCCAGAAAGCTGCTTGGGCTGGGGCCGGTCGAGGTTGGATATTTATGGTCCGCACTGGGCATGGGGTTACTTATGACGTCGATCGCGCTCTTGTGGGTGACCGATTGGATGGTCAAGGATCGTATGCGACTCATTATGGCTGCGAGCGTGTTGAGCGGTCTCGCTCTGAGTGGATTAGCCTGGACGCTTGATCCGTATGTCGCCGGCGTTCTTATGGGGCTGATCGGGTGTGGGATGGGGGTATTTACTCCGATCGCGTGGGGGATCATTCAGGAGCTGGCGCCGAGTCACATGATCGGGCGGGTCCTGGGACTCTACGGGACGGGGGCCATGACCGCCGCCATCGGAGGAATCTCCGCGTTTGGGTGGATCACCGAACAGCAGGGTCCCGAAACCGGAGTCCTCGGGATCGGGCTTGTCCTGATGGTCACGGCGTTGGTTGCCACGAGGATGAGCCGAGCCAGTGCCGAGTATGAAGGGAACCGTTCATGA
- a CDS encoding BON domain-containing protein, translating to MAMRFQGLIVLGVFLIWPIGAGLQASDGHDKEGQSDKPTSGSSQPPVVPAAKGEAATEHKEVVPEKPAVRQQSSPASPDAQPTPHKPPAESKPTSLPTTPTKAESSTDRKEGTLEKIPARPSSSSAVTDGHGTAPKPSGETKSQGQPAPALKADLPPPPDTDPKEKEPAAKKPVGSLILCVKLALMGDLRLFRYEIEVEEDKQVVTLTGRVSNDEDKAAATDIAQAVSGVKTVTNKLIVEKDLAKTLLKKQDEILTLLIKERFAKSATLKAANFDVKTEEGIVQLNGTVRFQVIALEAAEAARQVPGVRAVNTEKIRLEGES from the coding sequence ATGGCCATGAGATTTCAAGGGTTGATTGTGCTCGGTGTATTCTTGATCTGGCCGATCGGGGCAGGTTTGCAAGCATCCGACGGACATGACAAGGAGGGGCAGTCGGACAAACCGACCTCCGGCTCGTCGCAACCACCGGTTGTTCCTGCGGCGAAGGGTGAGGCGGCAACCGAGCACAAAGAGGTTGTGCCGGAAAAACCGGCAGTACGACAACAGTCGTCACCGGCTTCTCCCGACGCCCAGCCCACGCCGCACAAGCCCCCAGCGGAGTCCAAGCCGACCTCTCTGCCTACCACGCCGACCAAAGCTGAATCATCGACGGATCGTAAAGAAGGGACGCTGGAAAAGATTCCGGCTCGACCCTCTTCTTCCTCGGCCGTGACAGATGGTCATGGCACGGCTCCCAAGCCGTCAGGAGAAACCAAATCGCAGGGACAACCTGCCCCGGCACTCAAGGCCGACCTTCCACCTCCTCCGGATACCGATCCCAAAGAAAAGGAGCCGGCTGCGAAAAAGCCGGTGGGGTCACTGATCCTCTGCGTGAAGCTTGCGCTGATGGGAGATTTACGGCTGTTCCGGTACGAGATCGAGGTTGAGGAGGACAAACAGGTGGTGACATTGACCGGTCGAGTCTCGAATGACGAAGATAAGGCTGCTGCAACGGACATTGCGCAGGCAGTCAGTGGGGTAAAAACGGTTACCAACAAGCTCATCGTGGAAAAAGACCTGGCAAAAACTTTGCTGAAGAAGCAGGATGAAATCCTCACACTTCTTATCAAGGAACGCTTCGCAAAAAGTGCGACCTTGAAAGCGGCAAACTTCGATGTGAAGACGGAGGAAGGTATCGTTCAGCTTAATGGAACGGTTCGTTTTCAGGTCATCGCCCTCGAAGCTGCTGAAGCCGCTCGGCAGGTGCCGGGTGTTCGGGCCGTCAATACGGAAAAAATTCGCCTAGAGGGTGAAAGCTGA
- a CDS encoding MFS transporter, translated as MSDAAVDSQEAHSTARRGHGWELVKTKNFGFLFAGQTISQIGDSLNKVALLWFVYEMTGSALKMTVVGLLQTLPPLLFGPLIGVYLDRVRKKPVMIGVDLLRTLMVLLIPVLYAMDALTLDRLYVLVFATAIFSTVFGPALTSAVPLIVAKDRLVAANALMQTTTNVGLLVGPAVSGLGIALIGAQNVLYVDAATFFFSALCLFPIQVHETLNRSRAAVNGLTSGITDDLLAGFRFVFVEQKTVLMLMLTATLYSVGISAFIFLLPVFAKEVLGVGPVQLGWLWSALGVGMLLASLSLTSVTQGDVSWRLRFMSGALAIGGLAVAALGFLDAPVAAGALIAVIGGSTAMFTPLVWTMLQELTPTHLLGRVFTSFATGGMAASMAGMAGFGWAADAIGPTTCLGGISLILLMTAASAWLFSFYKSHAQTTLVVPSRGPLAA; from the coding sequence ATGTCTGATGCAGCCGTTGACTCACAAGAGGCTCACTCTACGGCCCGCCGTGGCCATGGGTGGGAATTAGTCAAAACGAAAAATTTTGGATTCCTGTTCGCCGGTCAGACGATCTCTCAGATCGGAGACAGTCTTAATAAAGTAGCGTTGCTCTGGTTTGTCTATGAGATGACCGGGTCGGCGCTCAAGATGACGGTAGTGGGACTGCTGCAGACGCTTCCTCCCTTGCTCTTTGGGCCATTGATCGGTGTGTATTTAGATCGCGTTCGCAAGAAGCCGGTCATGATCGGCGTGGATCTCCTTCGGACTTTGATGGTCCTCCTGATTCCGGTGCTCTATGCGATGGACGCGTTGACGCTCGACCGACTCTATGTCCTCGTATTTGCCACAGCGATCTTTTCAACGGTCTTTGGGCCGGCTTTGACCTCTGCGGTGCCACTGATCGTGGCAAAGGATCGATTGGTGGCGGCCAATGCGCTCATGCAAACGACGACCAACGTAGGACTGCTCGTCGGACCGGCCGTCAGCGGGCTGGGGATTGCGCTCATCGGGGCGCAAAACGTGCTCTATGTTGATGCCGCGACGTTTTTCTTCTCGGCGCTGTGCTTGTTCCCCATTCAGGTGCATGAAACGCTTAACCGTAGCCGTGCCGCCGTCAATGGGCTGACGAGTGGTATTACTGATGACTTGCTGGCAGGCTTCCGATTCGTGTTCGTTGAACAAAAGACGGTCTTGATGCTGATGTTGACGGCGACGTTGTACAGCGTCGGGATCAGTGCCTTCATTTTTCTGCTGCCGGTGTTCGCGAAGGAGGTCTTGGGTGTGGGGCCGGTCCAACTTGGTTGGTTGTGGTCGGCTCTCGGCGTGGGAATGTTGCTGGCGTCTCTCAGTTTGACGTCGGTAACGCAGGGAGATGTCTCGTGGCGTCTGCGGTTTATGTCTGGTGCGTTAGCGATCGGTGGGCTTGCTGTTGCGGCGCTCGGGTTCCTTGATGCTCCGGTCGCAGCAGGGGCGCTGATCGCTGTGATCGGAGGTAGCACGGCCATGTTTACCCCGCTGGTGTGGACCATGCTCCAAGAGTTGACGCCAACGCACCTCCTCGGGCGAGTCTTTACGAGCTTCGCCACGGGAGGTATGGCCGCATCGATGGCCGGGATGGCGGGTTTTGGATGGGCAGCTGATGCGATCGGCCCAACGACGTGTCTTGGAGGTATTAGCCTTATTTTGCTCATGACTGCTGCGAGCGCATGGTTGTTCAGCTTCTACAAGTCGCACGCACAGACGACTCTGGTCGTTCCCTCACGCGGCCCTTTAGCTGCGTAG